One genomic segment of Streptomyces liangshanensis includes these proteins:
- a CDS encoding serine hydrolase domain-containing protein produces MTSPAEDQLPEDLLPATRRALFRRIAVAQAEGRVPSVVGAVVRDGRLVWTGARSCVDGHAPDADTQYRIGSITKTFTAVLVMRLRDEGLLDLADPLERHLPGTGVGDSTIFQLLGHSAGLAAEAPGLWWERTPGTLRPTLADVLGEGPLLHTPGRRHHYSNPGYTLLGSLIEAKRGAPWEEVLRREVLEPLSLDRTTAQPVAPHAGAWAVHPWADVMLPEPAVDLGLMASAGQLWSTAADLCRFAVFLAEGDDRVLCAASVREMAVPAAPPDPQDAVGGYGLGLQLVRRDGRALVGHTGSLPGFLAGLWVSVADGVAAVALGNATGAPSIGWLGAELIAIVADAEPRIPEPWRPLPEVDPALLELTGPWYWGTQAMTLKLAADGGVELHPLRGPGRGSRFEARPGGGWTGLDGYYAGEILRVVRRADGSVRHLDLGSFVFTREPYDPEGDVPGGVDAEGWRGLAP; encoded by the coding sequence ATGACCTCTCCTGCTGAAGATCAGTTGCCCGAAGATCTGCTGCCCGCCACGCGGCGTGCCTTGTTCCGTCGTATCGCTGTCGCCCAGGCCGAGGGGCGGGTGCCGTCGGTGGTCGGGGCCGTGGTGCGGGACGGGCGGCTGGTGTGGACGGGTGCGCGTAGCTGTGTGGACGGGCATGCGCCGGACGCGGACACGCAGTACCGGATCGGGTCGATCACCAAGACGTTCACGGCGGTGCTGGTGATGCGGCTGCGGGACGAGGGGTTGCTCGATCTCGCGGACCCGCTGGAGAGGCATCTTCCGGGTACGGGGGTGGGCGACTCCACGATCTTCCAGTTGTTGGGGCACAGCGCGGGTCTCGCCGCCGAGGCGCCGGGCCTGTGGTGGGAGCGGACGCCGGGGACGCTTCGTCCGACGCTCGCCGACGTGCTGGGCGAGGGGCCGCTGTTGCACACGCCGGGGCGGCGTCATCACTACTCCAACCCCGGTTACACGCTGCTCGGTTCGCTCATCGAGGCGAAGCGGGGCGCGCCGTGGGAGGAGGTGTTGCGGCGTGAGGTCCTGGAGCCGTTGTCGCTGGACCGTACGACCGCTCAGCCGGTCGCTCCCCATGCGGGTGCCTGGGCGGTGCATCCCTGGGCGGACGTGATGCTTCCCGAGCCGGCGGTGGACCTCGGGCTGATGGCGTCGGCGGGTCAGCTGTGGTCGACCGCGGCGGACCTCTGCCGGTTCGCGGTGTTCCTCGCGGAGGGGGACGACCGGGTGCTGTGCGCGGCGTCGGTACGGGAGATGGCGGTGCCGGCCGCGCCGCCGGACCCGCAGGACGCTGTCGGTGGTTACGGTCTCGGGCTCCAGTTGGTCCGCAGGGACGGCCGGGCTCTGGTGGGGCACACGGGCTCGCTGCCGGGCTTCCTGGCCGGTCTGTGGGTGAGTGTGGCGGACGGGGTGGCCGCGGTCGCGTTGGGCAATGCCACCGGGGCGCCGTCGATCGGCTGGCTGGGGGCCGAACTCATCGCGATCGTGGCGGATGCCGAGCCCCGGATCCCGGAGCCGTGGCGGCCGCTTCCTGAGGTCGACCCGGCGCTGCTGGAGCTGACCGGGCCCTGGTACTGGGGGACCCAGGCGATGACGCTGAAGCTGGCGGCGGACGGCGGGGTGGAGTTGCATCCGCTGCGCGGCCCCGGCCGAGGTTCCCGCTTCGAGGCCCGGCCGGGCGGCGGTTGGACGGGGCTCGACGGGTACTACGCGGGCGAGATCCTGCGGGTGGTGCGGCGGGCCGACGGGTCGGTGCGCCACCTCGACCTCGGGTCGTTCGTCTTCACCCGGGAGCCGTACGACCCGGAGGGGGACGTGCCGGGCGGTGTGGACGCGGAGGGGTGGCGTGGCCTCGCACCGTGA
- a CDS encoding GNAT family N-acetyltransferase has translation MPTPHAALPIRRLTLADLTVCADLAEERGWAREEHKWGLLLAAGTGHGIDAPDGKGLAAMCVTTSYGPALSTFGMMVVAGRFGRQGLGRRLLTHAMHEAGDTPFALYATAQGRPLYEQLGFTAVGDTHTVRGHFNPPDHDRPAPANGNTTVRPATADDLPGLVRLDNEVFGIDRTHLLARLPSFTDRLLITETGTTITGYAGIWPSTTCDVIAPLIAHDTDTAHTLIHALATGTDRPVRLDIDARHTDLLDRLKHSGVELVSTTSTMTRGIPDLPGDPTRRYAPLNLAMG, from the coding sequence ATGCCGACACCGCACGCCGCCCTGCCGATCCGCCGCCTGACCCTCGCCGACCTCACCGTCTGCGCCGACCTCGCCGAGGAACGCGGCTGGGCACGCGAAGAACACAAATGGGGTCTCCTCCTGGCAGCCGGCACCGGTCACGGCATCGACGCACCGGACGGCAAAGGCCTCGCCGCCATGTGCGTGACCACCTCGTACGGCCCCGCACTCAGCACCTTCGGCATGATGGTCGTCGCCGGACGGTTCGGCCGCCAAGGCCTCGGCCGCCGGCTCCTGACCCACGCGATGCACGAAGCCGGGGACACCCCCTTCGCCCTCTACGCCACCGCCCAGGGCCGCCCCCTCTACGAACAACTCGGCTTCACCGCGGTGGGCGACACCCACACCGTCCGCGGACACTTCAACCCCCCGGACCACGACCGCCCCGCACCCGCCAACGGCAACACCACCGTCCGGCCCGCGACCGCCGACGACCTCCCCGGCCTCGTACGGCTCGACAACGAGGTGTTCGGCATCGACCGCACCCACCTCCTCGCCCGGCTCCCCTCCTTCACCGACCGCCTCCTGATCACCGAGACCGGCACCACCATCACCGGATACGCCGGCATCTGGCCCTCCACCACCTGCGACGTCATCGCCCCCCTCATCGCCCACGACACCGACACCGCCCACACCCTGATCCACGCGCTCGCTACCGGGACCGACCGGCCCGTCCGCCTCGACATCGACGCCCGCCACACCGACCTCCTGGACCGGCTCAAGCACAGCGGCGTCGAACTCGTCTCCACCACCAGCACCATGACCCGCGGCATCCCCGACCTGCCCGGCGACCCGACCCGCCGCTACGCCCCGCTGAACCTGGCCATGGGCTGA
- a CDS encoding DUF2269 domain-containing protein → MKPLRRPARRALLLAHVATSVSWLGLTLGLLTLGIAAYTTADPDTTRAAYRAMKILIDPLILPLALAALLTGVILSLGTPWGLARHRWIWIKFWLTLVTLTATTFALRPTINAAADAGTPDISLVAAPSVASSAYFFMTALSVLKPWGLTRRGRRLRNLGSSHKAVDGRSPARTR, encoded by the coding sequence GTGAAACCACTAAGGCGCCCCGCCCGCCGCGCGCTGCTCCTCGCGCACGTCGCGACCTCCGTCAGTTGGCTCGGACTCACCCTGGGACTGCTCACCCTCGGCATCGCCGCCTACACCACCGCCGACCCCGACACCACCCGGGCCGCCTACCGGGCCATGAAGATCCTCATCGACCCACTGATCCTCCCCCTCGCCCTCGCCGCCCTCCTCACCGGCGTGATCCTCTCCCTCGGCACCCCCTGGGGCCTGGCCAGGCACCGCTGGATCTGGATCAAGTTCTGGCTCACCCTCGTCACCCTCACCGCCACCACCTTCGCGCTGCGCCCCACCATCAACGCCGCCGCGGACGCCGGAACCCCCGACATCAGCCTGGTCGCCGCCCCCTCCGTCGCCAGCTCCGCCTACTTCTTCATGACAGCCCTCTCCGTCCTCAAACCCTGGGGCCTCACCCGGCGCGGCCGACGCCTGCGGAACCTGGGCAGTTCCCACAAAGCGGTGGACGGACGATCACCCGCTCGGACACGCTGA
- a CDS encoding GNAT family N-acetyltransferase → MSDDLEIRPAGHDDLPAIVALLADDPLGARRESPDDLTPYTEALDRLIQDPNQHAVVAVRDGRVVGTLQLTIVPGLSRRGATRSIIEGVRVHADERGSGLGTRFIEWAVDESRRQGCQLVQLTSDTTRTDAHRFYERLGFTASHVGFKLSI, encoded by the coding sequence ATGAGCGACGACCTGGAGATACGCCCCGCCGGCCACGACGACCTCCCCGCCATCGTGGCGCTCCTCGCCGACGACCCCCTCGGCGCCCGGCGCGAATCCCCCGACGACCTCACCCCGTACACCGAGGCCCTCGACCGGCTCATCCAGGACCCAAACCAGCACGCCGTCGTCGCCGTACGCGACGGACGCGTCGTCGGCACCCTCCAGCTCACGATCGTCCCCGGCCTCTCCCGGCGCGGCGCCACCCGCTCGATCATCGAGGGAGTCCGCGTCCACGCCGACGAACGCGGCAGCGGCCTCGGCACCCGCTTCATCGAATGGGCCGTCGACGAATCCCGCCGCCAGGGCTGCCAACTCGTCCAACTCACCTCCGACACCACCCGCACCGACGCCCACCGCTTCTACGAGCGCCTCGGCTTCACCGCGTCCCATGTCGGATTCAAGCTGAGTATCTGA
- a CDS encoding restriction endonuclease, with protein MLDEIALTESKTLRASVAERDEVLDKVKQLTLSPDGLHATTKDVATYFEVGETVIWAVIHDHREEIESNGYRVLKGEQLHCFKQVCGIKSRSRSLGVFSRRAVLNTAMLLRESVVARQVRTYLLDHEESGRREPVDNLFHRLTEWVDERISEALVRHLATRVDADVTRIAEDAVRTTIGRTVVPLLDVAIRNDSEHRGRIEALDAEVTRLRRVLREREAAGSMGALDAMNPRQFEQHIAWLCRRDGCDRVTVTGGHGDTGADIVAYTPDGRRVVVQCKSRTPAATITSGDVQQFVGMAKLEYKADIALLVATCPFTRDALLLATRHDVTAVHRGLLESWNTGAALQVLRN; from the coding sequence ATGCTCGACGAGATAGCGCTGACCGAATCGAAGACCCTGCGCGCGAGCGTCGCGGAACGCGACGAAGTCCTCGACAAGGTCAAACAACTGACCCTCTCCCCGGACGGCCTCCACGCCACCACGAAGGACGTCGCCACCTACTTCGAGGTCGGGGAGACCGTGATCTGGGCCGTCATCCATGATCACCGCGAAGAGATCGAGTCCAACGGATACCGCGTCCTCAAGGGCGAGCAACTGCATTGCTTCAAGCAAGTCTGTGGGATCAAGTCCCGCAGCCGGTCCCTCGGAGTCTTCTCCCGGCGGGCCGTCCTCAACACCGCGATGCTCCTGCGCGAGAGCGTTGTCGCACGTCAGGTGCGTACGTACCTCCTCGACCACGAGGAAAGCGGCCGCCGCGAACCTGTGGACAACCTTTTCCACAGGCTGACCGAGTGGGTCGACGAGCGGATCTCCGAGGCCCTCGTCCGCCACCTGGCCACGCGCGTCGACGCGGACGTGACACGGATCGCCGAGGACGCGGTCCGCACCACGATCGGCCGGACGGTGGTCCCGCTCCTCGACGTCGCCATCCGGAACGACAGCGAACACCGCGGCCGCATCGAAGCGCTCGACGCCGAAGTCACCCGGCTCCGCCGCGTCCTGCGGGAACGGGAGGCCGCCGGGTCGATGGGCGCGCTCGACGCGATGAACCCCCGGCAATTCGAACAGCACATCGCGTGGCTGTGCCGGCGCGACGGCTGCGACCGCGTCACGGTGACCGGCGGCCACGGCGACACGGGCGCCGACATCGTCGCCTATACGCCGGACGGCCGCCGCGTCGTCGTGCAGTGCAAGTCCCGTACGCCCGCCGCGACCATCACGAGCGGCGACGTGCAGCAGTTCGTCGGCATGGCCAAGCTGGAGTACAAGGCCGACATCGCGCTCCTGGTCGCCACCTGCCCGTTCACCCGGGACGCACTGCTCCTGGCGACCCGGCACGACGTGACGGCGGTCCACCGCGGTCTGCTGGAGTCATGGAACACCGGGGCGGCACTCCAAGTGCTCCGGAACTAG
- a CDS encoding MarR family winged helix-turn-helix transcriptional regulator: protein MTATDPALTALAQGWVALSLLHGKIEAHIERALQSAHDLSVREYSLLDVLSRQHDGPGGHLQMKQVADAVVLSQSATTRLVTRLEDRGLLRRYLCDTDRRGIYTDVTETGLALVTRARPTNDTALREALDEAVKNPELAPLVQTLEDLRIPA from the coding sequence ATGACAGCCACGGACCCCGCCCTCACCGCGCTCGCCCAAGGCTGGGTGGCCCTCTCCCTCCTCCACGGGAAGATCGAGGCCCACATCGAACGCGCCCTCCAGTCCGCGCACGACCTCAGCGTCCGCGAGTACTCCCTCCTCGACGTCCTCAGCCGCCAGCACGACGGACCCGGCGGCCACCTCCAGATGAAACAGGTCGCCGACGCCGTCGTCCTCAGCCAGAGCGCCACCACCCGCCTCGTCACCCGCCTAGAGGACCGCGGCCTCCTCCGCCGCTACCTCTGCGACACCGACCGCCGCGGCATCTACACCGACGTCACCGAAACCGGCCTCGCCCTCGTCACCCGCGCCCGCCCCACCAACGACACCGCCCTGCGCGAAGCCCTCGACGAAGCCGTCAAGAACCCCGAACTCGCCCCCCTCGTCCAAACCCTCGAAGACCTCCGCATCCCCGCGTAG